A segment of the Phaeodactylum tricornutum CCAP 1055/1 PHATR_bd_5x5 genomic scaffold, whole genome shotgun sequence genome:
AGGAGCTGTTCTGTCAATTCTTTCATTCATCTTGTGGATCATTGTTGCAGTGTCCTTCCGGCAACTGGTGAGCCGTCGTACGCAAAAGGAGAATACTGATATTAACTATGGggacgaggaagaggtaAACTCTGCCCCTCCAAATCAAAGTGGAAGTAAATCGGTCATTGTTGAAGTCATGACGGATGCTGAGGGCACCAAGACCACAACTACAACCACTACAGACGCAAAAGGGAATAAGATTGTTGAAAAGACGGTTGAAATGAAAAATAACTCTTACAGCGAAGACACCGAATCATAAAAGATCCATAAGATGCAAGAGGATAGGAACAAGCGCAGCTGAGGTGTGTGGGAATGTACTTCTTACAAAGAACATGTGACTGGCAGTGGCCATGAAATTTGATATGCAGTAACACGTTTAATGCCCCTTGGCTAGATACCTAGATGAAACATTACAAATGGATAAAGGACCAGAAGAGCACCTAGTAATTACTTAGTGaacggaaaagtttgtcaAAGCTAAGCACACAAATTTGACATTTAAGACTCTGCATCACCTCTCTAAACTCAATCAACTTGCAAAGCAGAATCGAAATATATGTGACCGGCCGCAAAAGTTCCGTCAGGAACAACCACCATTGTTTCAAGCTACAGTATGAAGTTAAAAATGCGGCATTGTTGGCAAAGATAGCGGCACTGATCAACAAAAATGTTGATGGACTTTGCTGCGTCACTCAAATAAGATACCACTGCGTCCATTGTCTTCCACTAGTACCAAAATGGTCaaattgccattgttgttgatggCAATGATAATGCACATGGTCCGGCTCCTCGCGTATGCACACGGCATTGGGCCGTACGCCGTCAACGGGTGGAGAGGTGTCCAGGCGGCACGACACAAGGGCGCCATTCAAAAGACATACGCCAAAACAAGAACTGCCCACACAACATGGGCTTCACCAGTAGAGAAACTGGAATCAGACCAATTGCTTGTGGGTACATGGTTGCTCGCTTGGCTTGCTGTTGCACTCCGGATTCTCTTGTCAAGTCACAAGTCAGATGATCCACCAAGGAACCGACAAACCAAACATCACCGGCAATATTGCCCCTGGTCAGCAACAAGCGGATTTATAAGT
Coding sequences within it:
- a CDS encoding predicted protein; the encoded protein is MCVLPVLMLTLFVSFASKLCRENLLSNSNTYCVPDSGAVLSILSFILWIIVAVSFRQLVSRRTQKENTDINYGDEEEVNSAPPNQSGSKSVIVEVMTDAEGTKTTTTTTTDAKGNKIVEKTVEMKNNSYSEDTES